A single window of Leptolyngbya ohadii IS1 DNA harbors:
- the cysC gene encoding adenylyl-sulfate kinase encodes MERKGLVLWLTGLSAAGKTTLSKGLERELKRRACLVEVLDGDIVRTSLSKGLGYSREDRTTNMRRIAFVANLLSRNGVIAIVAAISPYREAREEMRQSIENFIEVYVNAPLEVCEARDAKGLYAMARVGELLAFTGIDDPYEEPIHPDITCYTDRETPDESLAKILAILEEQDYIPPKPHVEFFI; translated from the coding sequence ATGGAACGGAAAGGATTGGTTCTGTGGCTGACCGGACTGAGCGCAGCAGGTAAAACCACCCTCTCAAAGGGGCTGGAGCGCGAACTGAAGCGCCGTGCCTGTCTCGTAGAAGTTTTGGATGGCGATATTGTTAGAACCAGCCTTTCCAAAGGGTTGGGCTACAGCCGGGAAGACCGCACGACGAATATGCGGCGGATTGCCTTTGTCGCGAACTTGCTGAGTCGGAATGGCGTGATTGCGATCGTCGCAGCGATTAGCCCCTACCGCGAAGCCCGTGAAGAGATGCGGCAATCGATCGAGAATTTCATTGAAGTCTATGTGAATGCGCCGCTGGAAGTCTGTGAAGCGAGGGATGCCAAAGGACTTTACGCAATGGCGCGGGTGGGCGAACTACTTGCCTTTACGGGAATTGATGATCCCTACGAGGAGCCAATTCATCCCGATATTACCTGTTACACCGATCGCGAAACGCCCGACGAGAGCCTTGCCAAGATTCTCGCGATTCTGGAAGAACAGGACTATATTCCGCCCAAGCCTCACGTCGAGTTTTTCATTTAA
- the cutA gene encoding divalent-cation tolerance protein CutA, translating into MTEIPQDHGQHPQSADDNGNSTDHAPNYGTHYGIVLVTAGSETEAETIAAQLVEAHLAACVNLIPIRSIYTWKGEVHRDPEWQLVIKTDLRQFDRLEAKIRELHSYEVPEIVALPIVRGSEPYLNWIAEQVNG; encoded by the coding sequence ATGACTGAAATTCCGCAGGATCACGGTCAGCACCCCCAATCTGCTGATGACAACGGGAACAGCACGGATCACGCCCCAAATTACGGCACGCATTACGGGATTGTTCTCGTCACGGCTGGCTCTGAAACGGAAGCAGAAACGATCGCCGCCCAGCTGGTCGAGGCACATCTGGCAGCCTGTGTGAACCTAATTCCCATTCGATCGATCTACACCTGGAAGGGGGAAGTGCATCGCGACCCGGAATGGCAGCTTGTGATTAAAACCGATTTGCGTCAGTTCGATCGGCTGGAGGCTAAAATTCGCGAACTTCATTCCTACGAAGTTCCGGAAATTGTTGCGCTGCCGATCGTCCGTGGCTCTGAACCTTACCTGAACTGGATCGCAGAACAGGTTAACGGATAG
- a CDS encoding DUF2834 domain-containing protein — protein sequence MIQVALWLLWAGFILYAFLFAPPDQPDTLNLIKDLSTGNWDGINPAIVALFNIMGVLPMLYASVLFLDGRGQKVPAWLFTSASFGVGAFAILPYLALRRLNPTFEGQKNWLLKLLDSRITGAFIALGAIGLLVYGITAGDWSNFAQQWQTSRFIHVMSLDFCMLCLLFPILLPDDMARRGLTDSRIFWAVTLIPLLGPLAYITLRPPIREEKTSNRTVMQA from the coding sequence ATGATACAAGTTGCGCTCTGGCTGCTCTGGGCTGGCTTTATCCTCTATGCGTTTCTGTTCGCACCGCCGGATCAGCCCGATACCCTGAACCTGATCAAAGACCTCTCAACGGGCAACTGGGACGGTATTAATCCGGCGATCGTTGCGCTGTTCAACATTATGGGCGTGCTGCCGATGCTCTATGCTTCGGTGCTGTTTCTGGACGGTCGCGGACAAAAGGTTCCGGCGTGGCTGTTTACCTCTGCGTCCTTTGGCGTGGGAGCCTTTGCAATTCTGCCCTATCTGGCACTGCGGCGCTTGAATCCAACCTTTGAAGGACAAAAAAACTGGCTGCTGAAGCTGCTGGACTCTCGCATTACGGGAGCGTTTATTGCGCTGGGGGCGATCGGGTTACTGGTCTACGGCATAACCGCAGGGGATTGGAGCAATTTCGCGCAGCAGTGGCAAACGAGCCGCTTTATTCACGTCATGAGTCTCGATTTTTGTATGCTCTGCCTGCTGTTCCCGATTCTCCTGCCCGATGACATGGCACGACGCGGCTTGACGGATTCGCGAATCTTCTGGGCAGTAACGCTGATTCCGCTGCTGGGTCCGCTGGCATACATTACGCTACGCCCACCAATTCGGGAAGAGAAGACAAGTAATCGGACAGTGATGCAGGCGTAG
- a CDS encoding lipase family protein, with translation MKFKRRHILLSGLTAGLGATIGTEQWQVQQQQRQQAELEAILKNEPRNVDTLLASAFESDSRKIYQGQQIQAAVKLTPPLVPYDREMSRRLILCSKIATQQYLRGKIDPTYDGSIRSLPAYRSELDEYQQIATFRGKEALVNETIALDVPTDAQANSDDPIEQEVNNAENTIQNTVRKAVRATLRVPVYIGFALISKKHSLIVFRGSQTRAEWVNNVTAFQEDYTNLPSKIDCGKIHSGFLDNYRSILEPLPRDVAAQLNPTVPCYVSGHSLGAALAVLASLDIALNVPAIKPQLQLYIYASPRVGDPTFAKLHNELIPNSYRVVNQADTINLLPPTNVLGVYLHIGQEWSFLAQNGDLLPNHVVDTYQTAINRAVETSEIPQYPISGTS, from the coding sequence ATGAAATTTAAGCGACGCCACATTCTTCTCAGCGGTTTAACTGCCGGACTCGGTGCGACGATCGGCACAGAGCAGTGGCAGGTGCAGCAACAGCAGCGACAGCAGGCAGAACTGGAAGCCATCCTAAAAAATGAGCCGCGCAACGTTGATACCCTCCTGGCTTCTGCCTTTGAATCGGATTCGCGCAAAATCTACCAGGGGCAGCAAATCCAGGCTGCTGTTAAACTTACGCCGCCTCTCGTCCCCTACGATCGCGAGATGTCCAGACGGCTGATCCTGTGCAGCAAAATCGCAACCCAGCAATATCTGCGCGGCAAAATTGATCCCACCTACGACGGCTCGATTCGATCGCTGCCTGCCTACCGTTCCGAACTCGATGAGTATCAGCAGATTGCTACCTTTCGCGGCAAGGAGGCGCTGGTGAATGAGACGATCGCCCTCGACGTGCCGACCGATGCCCAGGCGAACAGCGATGACCCGATCGAACAGGAGGTCAACAACGCCGAAAATACAATCCAGAATACGGTGCGAAAGGCGGTGAGAGCTACACTGCGCGTCCCAGTCTATATCGGGTTCGCCCTGATCTCCAAAAAGCATAGCCTGATCGTGTTTCGCGGTTCTCAGACTAGAGCGGAATGGGTCAATAACGTCACTGCATTTCAGGAAGACTACACCAATTTGCCCTCTAAAATCGACTGCGGCAAAATTCACTCTGGCTTTCTGGACAACTATCGATCGATTCTGGAACCTCTGCCGCGCGATGTGGCTGCCCAGCTCAACCCAACGGTGCCCTGCTACGTTTCTGGACATAGTTTAGGTGCAGCCCTGGCAGTCCTGGCATCCCTTGATATTGCCCTGAATGTGCCCGCCATCAAACCGCAGCTTCAGCTTTACATCTACGCCAGTCCTCGCGTCGGCGATCCCACCTTTGCCAAACTGCACAACGAGCTAATTCCCAACAGCTATCGAGTCGTTAACCAGGCAGACACCATCAACCTGCTGCCCCCAACCAACGTGCTGGGCGTTTATCTCCATATCGGACAGGAATGGTCTTTTCTGGCGCAAAACGGCGATCTGCTGCCCAATCATGTGGTCGATACTTATCAAACGGCGATCAATCGCGCAGTTGAAACGAGTGAGATTCCGCAGTATCCGATTTCTGGGACTTCGTGA
- a CDS encoding SOS response-associated peptidase produces MCGRYSLAQTVDRLAAAFDLDEDEIPVMPPRYNIAPTQPVPVVRASGGSAMDLLHWGLIPSWSKDPEIGSRMINARAETLHEKPSFRAAFRRRRCLIPADGFYEWQRLERKKQPYYFCRNDHQPFAFAGLWEHWESADGEIESCTIVTTAANDLLKSIHDRMPVILQPEDYDLWLDPQVQETDRLQHLLFPDEDSPFIRYPVSTKVNRPQNDDPDCIEAIELEEADGSAGQVNKTAPTNSV; encoded by the coding sequence ATGTGTGGACGCTACAGCCTTGCCCAAACCGTCGATCGCCTTGCTGCTGCCTTTGATCTGGATGAGGACGAAATTCCGGTGATGCCGCCGCGCTACAACATTGCGCCAACCCAGCCTGTCCCGGTCGTTCGGGCAAGTGGAGGGTCTGCAATGGATTTGCTGCACTGGGGACTGATTCCCTCCTGGTCAAAAGATCCGGAAATTGGATCGCGGATGATTAACGCCAGGGCAGAAACGCTGCACGAAAAACCTTCCTTCCGGGCAGCCTTCCGGCGGCGTCGCTGTCTGATTCCGGCAGATGGTTTCTATGAGTGGCAGCGATTGGAGCGCAAAAAGCAGCCCTACTACTTCTGCCGCAATGATCATCAGCCCTTTGCCTTTGCCGGACTGTGGGAACACTGGGAAAGTGCCGACGGAGAAATTGAATCCTGTACGATCGTCACGACTGCCGCCAACGATCTGCTGAAATCCATCCACGATCGAATGCCTGTGATCCTTCAGCCCGAAGACTACGATCTGTGGCTCGATCCGCAGGTTCAAGAAACCGATCGCCTGCAACATCTCCTCTTTCCCGATGAGGACAGTCCGTTTATTCGCTATCCCGTCAGCACCAAGGTCAATCGTCCGCAAAATGACGACCCGGATTGTATTGAGGCAATCGAGCTGGAGGAAGCAGATGGGTCAGCGGGGCAGGTGAATAAGACCGCACCAACGAACAGTGTTTGA
- a CDS encoding SH3 domain-containing protein, translating to MVVPSIDSFRQLCHVRFAALNPSLRKGRRFFALTIAGLLTSCAAGSYQLGTDAPGVSLDTTASPTASASPGAEFTFPQTSCSDRESTPTSTWYPVVVKGGNLDEIRAKFCQDAISTIQAITGEPMIQVASFTDYEKAQRFAQLVGGTVDAQPIAQSTESPAPGINPNSSPASSPAPSSPTASPSPQASPTAQASPQAGSSGTLNPGDGSPVNIRTSASTDAPVQEVGSSGEAVQILSSSQGSDGYTWYNVQTAAGITGWVRGDLLATNSSGSTATTSGSTAPSSSTTSSSPSPATSPAANQPTGQSSVLTASSPDALINVRASATTDAPVQTTAYAGDPVRIVDRTQGADGYTWYNVQFESGTTGWVRGDFIGN from the coding sequence ATGGTTGTTCCTTCGATCGACTCCTTCCGTCAGTTGTGTCATGTTCGTTTCGCTGCCCTGAATCCCTCGCTTAGAAAGGGCAGGCGGTTTTTTGCCTTGACGATTGCTGGGCTGTTAACCTCCTGTGCGGCAGGTTCCTATCAACTGGGAACCGATGCCCCCGGTGTTTCCCTCGACACGACCGCCAGCCCGACTGCCTCTGCCTCGCCCGGTGCCGAATTTACCTTTCCCCAAACCTCCTGTAGCGATCGGGAAAGTACCCCCACCTCAACCTGGTATCCGGTCGTTGTCAAAGGCGGCAATCTGGACGAAATTCGCGCCAAGTTCTGTCAGGATGCCATCAGCACAATCCAGGCGATCACGGGGGAACCCATGATCCAGGTCGCCAGCTTTACTGACTATGAGAAGGCACAGCGATTCGCGCAGCTTGTTGGCGGCACAGTAGACGCCCAGCCGATCGCCCAATCCACTGAAAGTCCTGCTCCCGGCATCAATCCGAATAGCAGTCCCGCTAGCTCACCCGCGCCATCCAGTCCGACCGCTTCGCCCTCTCCCCAAGCCAGCCCTACCGCCCAGGCAAGCCCTCAGGCAGGCAGCAGTGGAACCTTGAACCCAGGCGATGGTTCTCCTGTGAATATTCGTACCAGCGCCAGTACCGATGCCCCCGTGCAGGAAGTCGGCAGCAGCGGAGAGGCGGTTCAAATTCTGAGCAGCAGTCAGGGCAGCGACGGCTATACCTGGTACAACGTCCAGACCGCAGCCGGAATTACGGGATGGGTACGCGGCGATCTGCTTGCGACCAATTCGTCGGGCAGTACCGCAACGACTTCCGGAAGCACAGCCCCATCCAGCTCCACGACCAGTTCCAGCCCCAGTCCAGCCACCAGCCCCGCAGCAAACCAGCCTACCGGACAATCCAGCGTCCTGACTGCCAGCAGTCCCGATGCCCTGATTAACGTCCGTGCCTCTGCCACTACCGATGCCCCCGTGCAGACGACCGCCTACGCAGGCGATCCGGTTCGCATTGTCGATCGAACCCAGGGCGCAGATGGCTACACCTGGTATAACGTCCAGTTTGAATCTGGGACGACAGGTTGGGTTAGGGGGGATTTTATTGGGAATTAG
- a CDS encoding SDR family oxidoreductase, translated as MQKLLITGASGFLGWYLCQIAQAEWEVYGTYHRHSVKPGVPLAASPIHWMPIDLTDLDALKALFATVRPNAVIHAAAMSRPNDCQDDPVRSYQVNVVASCNIADLCEAAKIPCVFTSSELVFDGTNAPYREGDPVSPINLYGEQKVAAELGMLDRCSQMLVCRMPLMFGNVPHADSFLQPFIQRLQSGERLKVFVDEFRTPVSGEDAARGILQLMDKVRGRIHLGGKERMSRYKFGQHLVAALHLPETMLQPCRQADVPMSAPRAADVSLDSSLAFSLGYSPALVKDALVQLLGGS; from the coding sequence ATGCAGAAACTTTTGATCACCGGAGCGAGCGGATTTTTGGGCTGGTATCTCTGCCAGATCGCTCAAGCGGAGTGGGAAGTGTACGGCACCTATCATCGCCATTCAGTCAAGCCAGGTGTACCGTTAGCAGCATCACCCATTCACTGGATGCCGATCGACCTTACCGATTTGGATGCCCTTAAAGCCCTGTTTGCCACTGTGCGACCCAATGCGGTCATTCATGCAGCAGCCATGTCCCGCCCCAACGACTGTCAGGATGATCCGGTGCGATCGTATCAGGTAAACGTGGTGGCGTCCTGCAATATTGCCGACCTGTGCGAAGCCGCCAAGATTCCCTGCGTGTTTACATCGTCGGAGCTGGTGTTTGACGGCACAAATGCCCCCTATCGGGAAGGCGATCCGGTGAGTCCGATTAATCTATACGGTGAACAAAAGGTAGCTGCCGAACTGGGAATGCTCGATCGCTGCTCCCAAATGCTGGTCTGCCGGATGCCGCTCATGTTTGGCAATGTGCCCCACGCAGACAGCTTTCTTCAGCCGTTTATTCAAAGACTGCAATCGGGGGAAAGACTCAAAGTATTTGTGGATGAGTTTCGCACGCCCGTCAGCGGGGAGGATGCGGCAAGGGGCATTTTGCAGCTGATGGATAAGGTGCGGGGTCGGATTCACCTGGGGGGTAAGGAGCGGATGTCTCGCTACAAATTTGGGCAACATCTGGTCGCAGCCCTGCACCTCCCAGAAACGATGCTGCAACCCTGCCGTCAAGCCGATGTGCCAATGTCTGCCCCCCGCGCTGCCGATGTTAGTCTGGACAGTTCGCTGGCGTTTAGCCTGGGATATAGTCCTGCTCTGGTCAAGGATGCGCTCGTGCAACTGCTGGGAGGTTCATGA
- a CDS encoding beta-lactamase hydrolase domain-containing protein yields the protein MEVVRKINDELAIAGIVTVQQFYQIAEEGFRSVLNLRSLDRGSLAEEKRSVERLGLCYVNLPIDTEVMSPEVAGKVLKQIGKLPKPSLVCCNNAMLAAAVVLMYIAIGQGEPLQKAFKRAEDLGLFASLQAAAF from the coding sequence ATGGAAGTTGTCAGAAAAATTAACGATGAACTGGCGATCGCGGGAATTGTCACCGTTCAGCAGTTCTATCAAATCGCTGAGGAAGGATTTCGATCGGTTCTGAATCTGCGATCGCTGGACAGGGGTAGCCTTGCTGAGGAAAAACGGTCTGTAGAACGACTGGGGCTATGCTATGTGAACCTGCCGATTGATACGGAGGTTATGAGTCCGGAGGTTGCGGGCAAGGTTCTAAAACAAATTGGCAAACTCCCGAAGCCCAGTCTGGTTTGCTGCAATAATGCCATGCTTGCGGCGGCGGTGGTGTTGATGTATATCGCGATCGGGCAGGGAGAACCGTTGCAAAAGGCTTTTAAGCGGGCTGAGGATCTGGGGCTATTTGCATCCCTTCAGGCGGCAGCGTTTTGA
- a CDS encoding response regulator, with product MTKQILVIDNEQYIQEVTQICLQTTAGWQVITASSGQEGIATAAEKRPDAILLDVMMPDMDGTMTFQKLQENPVTREIPVVLLTAKVQASDRRRYDEMGVKGAIAKPFNPLQLASQVADLLGWSL from the coding sequence ATGACGAAACAAATTTTGGTGATCGACAACGAGCAGTACATCCAGGAAGTGACGCAGATTTGTCTGCAAACTACGGCAGGCTGGCAGGTGATTACGGCAAGTTCGGGACAGGAAGGCATTGCCACCGCAGCGGAAAAACGTCCCGACGCGATTCTGCTGGACGTGATGATGCCGGATATGGATGGCACGATGACCTTTCAGAAATTGCAGGAGAATCCCGTAACTCGCGAAATTCCGGTGGTGCTGCTGACGGCAAAGGTACAGGCATCCGATCGCCGTCGCTATGACGAAATGGGCGTAAAAGGGGCGATCGCCAAGCCGTTTAACCCGCTTCAGCTCGCAAGCCAGGTGGCAGACCTACTGGGCTGGAGTCTCTGA
- a CDS encoding sensor histidine kinase yields the protein MAQTKPQITHPPIHPSTPHILFSVKDHGRGIPTDKLDTIFERFQQVDASDSRNHDGTGLGLAICRNIVQQHQGQIWVESTLGEGSTFYFTLPVDKPENASGNDAGQ from the coding sequence ATCGCCCAAACGAAACCCCAAATCACTCATCCACCCATCCACCCATCCACTCCCCACATCCTCTTCTCCGTCAAAGACCACGGACGCGGCATCCCGACAGATAAGCTGGACACGATCTTTGAGCGGTTTCAGCAGGTGGATGCGTCTGACTCGCGCAATCATGACGGGACGGGCTTAGGACTGGCGATTTGTCGGAATATTGTGCAGCAGCACCAGGGGCAAATCTGGGTTGAGAGTACGTTAGGGGAGGGCAGCACGTTTTACTTCACGCTCCCTGTGGATAAACCAGAAAATGCTTCAGGAAACGATGCCGGGCAGTGA
- a CDS encoding response regulator, with protein sequence MEERTRAAIALGRQALGEELNQELRQQAEQEAHTLAGSLGTFGFAAASEIARQIEQQLKQGDRLSDHQIQRLRQAVSSLRQEIEGANQGTQRVDARVMVVDDDPQFLAAVTAILEPWGLHVTTLDNPAQFWDRLEAANPDLLVLDIKMPGTSGVDLCQAVRNNSRWSGLPIVILTALTDAETINQVFGSGADDFITKPIVGPELVTRIVNRLERVKFLKNLATIHQNEALQCQQSEFALRKTKDELEMRVAERTAELVRTNERLRAELNERKQIEEALRISQIRFAGILDIADDAIISTDGQQRITLFNQGAERTFGYRAEEAIGQPLNLLLPSRYARAHRHHVADFGKSSDGARRMGERREIFGRRKNGEEFPAEASISKLELKGETVFTVILRDTSDRKIVERMKDEFVSIVSHELRTPLTSIHGSLGMLASGLLDTQSTTGKRLLDIAVDSTERLIRLINDVLDVERIESGKVAMDKRTCNVADLMTHAAEVMQPMANKFNVTLSIAPLSANVWADGDRIIQTLTNLLSNAIKFSQPGGTVWVSAELQRAGEMGSEGVGSREQGAGEQGAGEQGSRAELESDRPNETPNHSSTHPPIHSPHPLLRQRPRTRHPDR encoded by the coding sequence GTGGAGGAGAGGACGCGGGCGGCGATCGCGCTAGGTCGGCAGGCTTTAGGTGAGGAATTGAATCAGGAATTGCGGCAGCAGGCGGAGCAGGAAGCCCATACGCTGGCGGGTTCTCTGGGGACGTTTGGGTTTGCGGCGGCTTCGGAGATTGCGCGGCAGATTGAGCAGCAGTTGAAGCAAGGCGATCGTCTCAGTGACCATCAGATCCAGCGACTGCGGCAGGCGGTTAGCAGTTTGCGGCAGGAAATTGAGGGGGCGAATCAGGGGACTCAGCGTGTAGATGCTCGCGTGATGGTGGTGGATGACGACCCGCAGTTTTTGGCGGCGGTGACTGCCATCCTGGAACCCTGGGGGCTTCATGTAACGACGCTGGACAATCCGGCTCAGTTTTGGGACAGGCTGGAGGCGGCTAACCCCGATCTGCTGGTGTTGGATATCAAAATGCCAGGGACGAGCGGTGTGGATCTGTGTCAGGCGGTGCGGAATAACTCTCGTTGGAGCGGTTTGCCGATCGTAATTCTGACTGCCCTCACGGATGCCGAGACGATTAATCAGGTGTTTGGGTCGGGGGCGGATGATTTTATTACGAAGCCGATCGTCGGTCCTGAACTGGTGACGCGGATTGTAAATCGCCTGGAGCGGGTAAAGTTCCTCAAGAATCTGGCGACGATCCATCAAAATGAGGCATTGCAGTGTCAGCAGTCGGAATTTGCCCTGCGAAAAACCAAGGATGAACTGGAAATGCGGGTGGCAGAACGGACGGCGGAATTAGTCCGCACCAACGAGCGACTCCGTGCCGAGCTAAACGAGCGCAAGCAAATCGAAGAGGCACTCAGAATCTCCCAAATTCGCTTTGCGGGCATTCTCGATATTGCCGATGATGCGATTATTTCCACGGATGGACAGCAGCGCATTACGCTCTTTAATCAGGGGGCAGAAAGAACCTTTGGCTACCGGGCAGAGGAGGCGATCGGTCAACCGTTAAATCTGCTGTTGCCGTCCCGCTATGCCAGGGCACACCGACATCATGTAGCGGACTTTGGCAAATCCTCTGACGGTGCAAGGCGAATGGGGGAACGGCGCGAGATTTTTGGGCGACGCAAAAACGGCGAAGAATTTCCGGCAGAAGCCTCAATTTCCAAACTGGAGTTAAAGGGCGAAACGGTCTTCACTGTAATCCTGCGGGATACGAGCGATCGCAAGATTGTGGAACGCATGAAGGATGAATTTGTCTCGATCGTCAGCCATGAACTTCGCACCCCGTTAACCTCCATTCACGGGTCGCTGGGGATGCTGGCAAGCGGCTTACTCGACACCCAATCGACAACCGGAAAACGTCTGCTAGACATTGCGGTAGACAGCACCGAACGTCTGATTCGCCTGATCAACGATGTCCTGGACGTGGAACGGATCGAATCCGGCAAAGTCGCCATGGACAAACGCACCTGCAACGTTGCTGACCTGATGACCCACGCTGCCGAAGTCATGCAGCCCATGGCAAACAAATTCAACGTCACCCTCTCGATCGCCCCTTTATCTGCAAATGTTTGGGCAGACGGCGATCGCATCATCCAAACCCTGACGAATCTCCTCAGTAATGCCATTAAGTTCTCACAGCCGGGAGGGACGGTCTGGGTGAGTGCCGAGTTGCAGAGAGCAGGGGAGATGGGGAGTGAGGGAGTAGGGAGTAGAGAGCAGGGAGCAGGGGAGCAGGGGGCAGGGGAGCAGGGGAGCAGGGCAGAGCTGGAGAGCGATCGCCCAAACGAAACCCCAAATCACTCATCCACCCATCCACCCATCCACTCCCCACATCCTCTTCTCCGTCAAAGACCACGGACGCGGCATCCCGACAGATAA
- a CDS encoding response regulator transcription factor yields the protein MKILVVEDDGLTAEALTATLSDQNYTVEVAPDGETGWELAEAFAYDLILLDVTLPKLDGIQLCQRLRSHGYQVPILLLTARNSSHDKARGLDAGADDYVVKPFDPEELAARIRALLRRNQTIGQSVLEWEALRLDPGSCEVTYANQPIALTAKEYALLELFLRHSKRVFSCGAILENLWSFEEIPSDEAVRTHIKGLRQKLKAAGAPANLIETVYGIGYRLKPIEDLGGVGRWRRGRGRRSR from the coding sequence ATGAAAATTTTAGTCGTAGAAGATGATGGACTGACCGCTGAAGCCTTGACTGCAACGCTGAGCGATCAGAACTATACCGTTGAAGTGGCTCCCGATGGCGAAACGGGCTGGGAACTTGCGGAAGCCTTCGCCTACGATTTGATTTTGCTGGACGTAACGCTGCCCAAACTCGACGGTATTCAGCTCTGCCAACGGCTGCGATCGCACGGCTATCAGGTGCCAATTCTGCTGCTGACGGCTCGCAATAGCAGTCACGATAAAGCAAGGGGGCTGGATGCTGGGGCAGATGATTATGTCGTGAAACCCTTTGACCCGGAGGAATTAGCCGCTCGGATTCGGGCACTGCTGCGCCGCAACCAGACGATAGGGCAGTCCGTATTGGAATGGGAAGCGTTACGCCTCGATCCGGGAAGCTGCGAAGTCACCTATGCTAATCAGCCGATCGCCCTGACAGCCAAGGAATATGCCCTGCTAGAACTGTTTCTGCGCCACAGTAAGCGGGTGTTTAGCTGTGGGGCAATTCTGGAAAACCTCTGGTCTTTTGAAGAAATTCCCAGCGATGAGGCGGTGCGAACCCATATTAAGGGACTGCGGCAGAAGCTCAAGGCAGCGGGTGCCCCAGCGAATTTGATTGAGACGGTGTATGGAATTGGGTATCGGTTGAAGCCGATCGAGGATTTGGGGGGAGTGGGGAGGTGGAGGAGAGGACGCGGGCGGCGATCGCGCTAG